The following are from one region of the Acidimicrobiales bacterium genome:
- a CDS encoding fibronectin type III domain-containing protein — translation MGTFGALAVAVSLALVGPGFVSAPPSAASSGSGGPAADPDRGLVYRGLYAADAGPCRNGFELGHPGSGRCTHGPDPAPAGVDVARPRSLAAMEADQAAALPQDGHGSLLCIDDGTSGKRVQAIYAVASDRTDRFASIAPLIPQWATNVDAVFNASAAQTGGVRHVRWVTNPDCSLNVAKVVLSPSGDDSLSNTEDELYAKGFNRTDRKYLVWADANVYCGIAGIYGDDRPGQENANNGVSWASPLVGRVDSGCWGRNASVEAHELVHMLGGVQLSAPNSSGGWHCTDESDRMCYVDTPSTVLAKVCPDTEEYLLDCNNDDYYSTAVPSGSYLATKWNTANSAFLTSTPAPPPDTTPPPVPTALAGVAGDGQAALSWLPVVAADLAGYRVSRNGTPVATTTSSAFTDTGLTNGVRYEYTVSAFDAAGNRSAESVPVTVTPMAAAVAPLPTTTTTTTTPPPPLP, via the coding sequence ATGGGAACGTTCGGCGCTCTCGCCGTCGCAGTCAGCCTCGCTCTCGTCGGTCCTGGCTTCGTGTCGGCACCGCCCTCGGCCGCATCGTCGGGCTCCGGCGGGCCCGCCGCCGACCCCGACCGGGGTCTCGTCTACCGCGGGCTGTACGCCGCCGACGCCGGACCGTGCCGCAACGGCTTCGAGCTCGGCCACCCGGGCAGCGGCCGCTGCACGCACGGCCCTGACCCGGCGCCCGCCGGCGTCGACGTGGCCCGGCCCCGGTCGCTCGCCGCCATGGAGGCCGACCAGGCGGCCGCCCTGCCCCAGGACGGCCACGGCTCCCTCCTGTGCATCGACGACGGCACGTCCGGGAAGCGGGTCCAGGCCATCTACGCGGTGGCCAGCGACCGCACCGACCGCTTCGCCAGTATCGCACCGCTGATCCCGCAGTGGGCGACGAACGTCGATGCCGTCTTCAACGCCAGTGCCGCCCAGACCGGCGGAGTGCGCCACGTGCGCTGGGTGACCAACCCCGACTGCAGCCTCAACGTGGCGAAGGTGGTGCTGTCGCCCAGCGGCGACGACTCGCTCTCCAACACCGAGGACGAGCTGTACGCCAAGGGCTTCAACCGAACCGACCGCAAGTACCTCGTGTGGGCCGACGCCAACGTCTACTGCGGGATCGCGGGCATCTATGGCGACGACCGGCCCGGGCAGGAGAACGCCAACAACGGCGTCTCCTGGGCCAGCCCGCTGGTCGGCCGCGTCGACAGCGGGTGCTGGGGGCGGAACGCGTCCGTGGAGGCCCACGAGCTGGTCCACATGCTGGGCGGGGTCCAGCTGAGCGCGCCGAATTCGAGCGGCGGCTGGCACTGCACCGACGAGTCGGACCGGATGTGCTATGTCGACACTCCCTCGACCGTGTTGGCGAAGGTGTGCCCCGACACCGAGGAGTACCTCCTCGACTGCAACAACGACGACTACTACTCCACGGCGGTGCCCAGCGGCAGCTACCTGGCGACGAAGTGGAACACCGCCAACAGCGCGTTCTTGACGTCGACGCCGGCGCCGCCGCCCGACACCACGCCGCCGCCCGTCCCGACGGCGCTGGCCGGCGTGGCGGGCGACGGGCAGGCGGCGCTGTCGTGGCTGCCCGTGGTCGCCGCCGACCTGGCCGGCTACCGGGTGTCCCGCAACGGCACGCCGGTGGCGACCACCACGTCGTCCGCCTTCACCGACACGGGGCTGACCAACGGCGTGCGCTACGAGTACACGGTGTCGGCGTTCGACGCCGCCGGGAACCGCTCGGCCGAGTCGGTGCCTGTCACGGTGACGCCGATGGCCGCCGCAGTGGCGCCGCTTCCCACGACCACGACCACGACCACGACGCCCCCGCCCCCCCTGCCC
- the typA gene encoding translational GTPase TypA — MPARPDLRNVAIIAHVDHGKTTLVDAMLWQSGIFRVNQDVAERVMDSTDLEREKGITILAKNTSVRYGDVKLNIVDTPGHADFGGEVERALSMVDGVLLLVDAADGPQPQTRFVLRKALEARLPVILVVNKVDRPDARTKEVLDEVYELFLDLDADHDQIEFPIVYCNARDGKASLDPDDAGATLAPLFDLLVSHIPAPTYEEDHPLQAFVTNLDRSPYLGRLAVCRVRQGTITRASTVAWCRADGTIERVRTSELFVTEGLERVSAEEAGPGEIIAVAGLDDVTIGETLADPDDPRPLPVLTIDQPSLSMTIGVNTSPLAGRDGTKLTARQIKARLDTELIGNVSLKVLPTDRPDTWEVQGRGELQLAVLVETMRREGFELTVAKPQVVTREVDGRVHEPVERLSVHVPEEHLGTVTRLLAVRKGRLQHMVNHGTGWVRLEYLVPARGLIGFRTEFLTETRGTGIPHHVFEGYEPWHGELRTRQSGSIVADRKGPTTTFALMNLQERGDMLVGPGVEVYEGMIVGENARGEDMDVNPVKEKKLTNMRSSTADELVRLTPPRILSLEQALEFVAEDECVEVTPKAVRLRKLVLAQTDRRRSQRRVERTA; from the coding sequence ATGCCCGCGCGTCCCGACCTGCGCAACGTCGCAATCATCGCCCACGTCGACCACGGCAAGACCACGCTGGTCGACGCCATGCTCTGGCAGTCCGGGATCTTCCGCGTCAACCAGGACGTGGCCGAGCGGGTCATGGACTCCACCGACCTGGAGCGGGAGAAGGGCATCACCATCCTCGCCAAGAACACCTCGGTGCGCTACGGCGACGTGAAGCTGAACATCGTCGACACGCCGGGCCACGCCGACTTCGGCGGCGAGGTGGAGCGGGCCCTGTCCATGGTCGACGGCGTCCTGCTCCTGGTCGACGCGGCGGACGGGCCCCAGCCCCAGACCCGCTTCGTGCTGCGCAAGGCCCTGGAGGCCCGCCTGCCGGTCATCCTGGTGGTGAACAAGGTGGACCGGCCCGACGCCCGCACCAAGGAGGTGCTGGACGAGGTCTACGAGCTGTTCCTCGACCTCGACGCCGACCACGACCAGATCGAGTTCCCGATCGTCTACTGCAACGCCCGGGACGGGAAGGCGTCGCTCGACCCCGACGACGCCGGCGCCACCCTCGCTCCCCTCTTCGACCTGCTCGTCTCCCACATCCCGGCGCCCACCTACGAGGAGGACCACCCCCTCCAGGCGTTCGTCACCAACCTCGACCGCTCCCCCTACCTCGGCCGCTTGGCCGTGTGCCGGGTGCGCCAGGGCACCATCACCCGGGCGTCGACGGTCGCCTGGTGCCGGGCCGACGGCACCATCGAGCGGGTCAGGACCAGCGAGCTGTTCGTCACCGAGGGGCTCGAGCGGGTGAGCGCCGAGGAGGCGGGGCCGGGCGAAATCATCGCCGTGGCCGGCCTGGACGACGTCACCATCGGCGAGACGCTGGCCGACCCCGACGACCCCCGCCCGCTCCCGGTCTTGACCATCGACCAGCCCAGCCTGTCGATGACGATCGGCGTCAACACCTCACCCCTCGCCGGCCGGGACGGCACCAAGCTCACCGCCCGCCAGATCAAGGCCCGCCTCGACACCGAGCTGATCGGCAACGTCTCGCTCAAGGTGCTGCCCACCGACCGGCCCGACACCTGGGAGGTCCAGGGCCGCGGCGAGCTCCAGCTGGCCGTGCTGGTGGAGACCATGCGCCGGGAGGGCTTCGAACTCACGGTGGCCAAGCCGCAGGTGGTCACCCGCGAGGTCGACGGCCGGGTCCACGAGCCGGTGGAGCGCCTCAGTGTGCACGTCCCCGAGGAGCACCTGGGGACGGTCACCCGGCTCCTGGCCGTGCGCAAGGGCCGCCTCCAGCACATGGTGAACCACGGCACCGGATGGGTCCGCCTCGAGTACCTGGTGCCGGCGCGGGGGCTCATCGGGTTCCGCACGGAGTTCCTGACCGAGACCCGCGGCACCGGCATCCCCCACCACGTGTTCGAGGGCTACGAGCCGTGGCACGGCGAGCTGCGGACCCGCCAGAGCGGCAGCATCGTGGCCGACCGCAAGGGGCCCACCACCACGTTCGCCCTCATGAACCTCCAGGAGCGGGGAGACATGCTCGTCGGCCCCGGGGTCGAGGTGTACGAGGGGATGATCGTGGGCGAGAACGCCCGGGGCGAGGACATGGACGTCAACCCGGTCAAGGAGAAGAAGCTCACCAACATGCGGTCGTCCACGGCCGACGAGCTGGTGCGCCTCACCCCTCCCCGGATCCTGTCGCTCGAGCAGGCCCTCGAGTTCGTCGCCGAGGACGAGTGCGTGGAG